In one Propionispora hippei DSM 15287 genomic region, the following are encoded:
- a CDS encoding IS3 family transposase: QIQWFHTDRGSEFKNEKMNELLETFEIGRSLSMKGCPYDNAVAEATYKIMKTEFIHQMSFHSLYHLKLELYDYVNWFNKHRLHGTLGYLTPIQFRQKALKKVV; encoded by the coding sequence CAAATTCAGTGGTTTCATACGGACCGCGGCAGTGAGTTTAAAAACGAAAAAATGAACGAGCTGCTGGAAACTTTTGAAATTGGCCGCTCTCTCAGCATGAAAGGCTGTCCCTATGACAATGCCGTGGCTGAAGCCACCTATAAAATTATGAAAACCGAGTTTATCCACCAGATGAGCTTCCACAGCCTTTATCATCTGAAGTTGGAGCTATATGATTATGTCAATTGGTTTAATAAGCATCGGCTTCATGGCACTTTGGGATATCTAACGCCTATTCAGTTTCGCCAAAAGGCCCTTAAAAAAGTTGTCTGA
- the fba gene encoding class II fructose-1,6-bisphosphate aldolase has translation MPLVTTKEMFKKAYEGGYAIGAFNVNNMEIVQGITEAAKEENAPLILQVSAGARKYAKHAYLTHLVQAALEDTDLPIALHLDHGADFEICKSCIDGGFTSVMIDGSHHSFKDNIELTKRVVDYAHSKGVVVEGELGQLAGIEDDVNVSAENASYTQPEQVEEFVKSTGVDSLAIAIGTSHGAFKFKPGQKPQLRFDILKEIEERLPNFPIVLHGASSVIPKYVEIINKNGGNLADAIGIPEDMLREAAKMAVCKINIDSDLRLALTAGIREHFTAHPDHFDPRQYLTPARAYIKELVKHKLVHVLGCNGKA, from the coding sequence ATGCCATTAGTTACAACTAAAGAAATGTTCAAAAAGGCTTATGAAGGTGGTTATGCAATTGGCGCTTTCAATGTAAACAACATGGAAATCGTTCAAGGAATCACAGAAGCAGCCAAAGAAGAAAATGCACCCCTTATTTTGCAAGTTTCCGCTGGTGCAAGAAAATATGCAAAGCATGCGTATTTAACTCATTTAGTACAAGCAGCTCTTGAAGATACTGATCTTCCTATAGCCCTTCATCTAGATCATGGTGCTGATTTTGAGATTTGCAAGTCCTGTATTGATGGCGGATTCACTTCCGTTATGATTGATGGTTCACACCACAGCTTCAAAGACAATATCGAATTGACCAAACGTGTAGTTGACTATGCACACAGCAAAGGCGTTGTTGTTGAAGGCGAATTAGGACAACTTGCCGGTATCGAAGATGATGTAAACGTTTCCGCTGAAAATGCTTCCTATACCCAACCTGAACAGGTTGAAGAATTTGTAAAAAGCACAGGAGTTGACTCCTTGGCTATCGCTATTGGTACAAGTCATGGCGCCTTCAAATTCAAACCTGGTCAAAAGCCTCAACTGCGTTTTGACATTTTGAAAGAAATCGAAGAAAGACTTCCTAACTTCCCGATCGTTCTGCATGGAGCTTCTTCCGTTATTCCGAAATATGTTGAAATCATCAATAAAAACGGCGGTAACTTGGCTGATGCTATCGGTATTCCGGAAGACATGTTACGTGAAGCAGCTAAAATGGCTGTTTGCAAAATCAACATTGACTCCGACCTGCGTCTTGCTTTAACCGCTGGTATCAGAGAACATTTCACCGCTCATCCTGACCACTTTGACCCGAGACAATACTTAACTCCTGCCAGAGCTTACATAAAAGAATTGGTTAAACACAAACTGGTCCATGTTCTTGGTTGCAACGGTAAAGCTTAA